The Kitasatospora sp. NBC_00374 genome has a segment encoding these proteins:
- a CDS encoding acyl carrier protein: MTVQGSIHLEQVEQDIRDWLVERLSSYLSRPESEINTEMPFAEFGMDSVAALSLFGDIEEKFELYLEPAVAYEHPTVTAMAAFLAEEARVA, translated from the coding sequence ATGACAGTCCAGGGATCGATTCACCTTGAGCAGGTGGAGCAGGACATCCGCGATTGGCTGGTCGAGCGGCTCAGCAGCTACCTCTCCCGCCCGGAGAGCGAGATCAACACCGAGATGCCGTTCGCGGAGTTCGGCATGGACTCGGTGGCCGCGCTGAGCCTGTTCGGGGACATCGAGGAGAAGTTCGAGCTCTACCTGGAGCCCGCGGTGGCGTACGAGCACCCCACGGTCACGGCCATGGCGGCGTTCCTCGCCGAGGAGGCGCGCGTCGCCTGA
- a CDS encoding acyl-CoA carboxylase epsilon subunit: protein MDIIEEPLPAPAHARGRALVVVERGRPTGEELAVLVVVLAAVSAARAAAEAASPAGRAGTRLRPVGAAYLSPRSWRTAA, encoded by the coding sequence ATGGACATCATCGAGGAGCCGCTGCCCGCCCCCGCCCACGCGCGGGGGCGGGCGCTCGTCGTTGTCGAACGCGGTCGGCCGACCGGCGAGGAGCTCGCGGTGCTGGTGGTGGTGCTCGCCGCCGTGTCGGCCGCCCGGGCCGCGGCCGAGGCCGCCTCGCCGGCGGGCCGGGCCGGGACCCGGCTGCGGCCGGTGGGTGCCGCCTACCTGTCGCCGCGCAGCTGGCGGACGGCGGCCTGA
- a CDS encoding BTAD domain-containing putative transcriptional regulator: protein MQINLLGPFVAQEQETSFAPSAAKPRQILALLALQANQVVTVPTLMEEIWGDQPPRSAATTLQTYILQLRRKLGTAFHAEQPSTAKEILVTRYGGYLLDVQPGEVDSAEFERLLGLGRAALAAHDDVAASRLLGQALALWRGPALVDIQVGRVLEIEVLQLEEARLGALESRIAADLRLGRHAVLLSELTMLSAQRPMHEGLHAQLILAQYRSGRSWQALETYQRLRNTLVGELGIEPSARLQRLHAAVLAADTRLDLAGAELSMELHHVVG, encoded by the coding sequence ATGCAGATCAACCTTCTGGGCCCGTTCGTCGCACAGGAGCAGGAGACATCCTTCGCACCAAGCGCTGCCAAGCCGCGGCAGATCCTGGCGCTGCTGGCGCTCCAGGCCAACCAGGTGGTCACGGTGCCCACCCTGATGGAGGAGATCTGGGGCGACCAGCCTCCCCGCAGCGCCGCCACCACCCTCCAGACGTACATCCTGCAGCTTCGCCGCAAGCTCGGGACCGCCTTCCACGCCGAGCAGCCCTCGACGGCCAAGGAGATCCTGGTCACCCGGTACGGCGGCTATCTGCTGGACGTCCAGCCCGGTGAGGTGGACAGCGCGGAGTTCGAGCGACTGCTGGGCCTCGGGCGGGCGGCGCTCGCCGCGCACGACGACGTCGCCGCCTCCAGGCTGCTCGGCCAGGCGCTCGCGCTGTGGCGCGGGCCGGCGCTGGTGGACATCCAGGTCGGCCGGGTGCTGGAGATCGAGGTGCTGCAGCTGGAGGAGGCCAGGCTCGGCGCGCTGGAGAGCCGGATCGCGGCCGACCTGCGGCTGGGCCGGCACGCCGTGCTGCTCAGCGAGCTGACCATGCTGTCCGCCCAGCGGCCGATGCACGAGGGCCTGCACGCCCAGCTGATCCTGGCGCAGTACCGCTCCGGCCGCTCGTGGCAGGCCCTGGAGACGTACCAGCGGCTGCGCAACACCCTGGTCGGCGAGCTGGGCATCGAGCCCTCGGCGCGGCTGCAGCGCCTGCACGCCGCGGTGCTCGCCGCCGACACCCGGCTCGACCTGGCGGGTGCGGAGCTCTCGATGGAGCTTCACCACGTGGTCGGCTGA